In the genome of Sebastes umbrosus isolate fSebUmb1 chromosome 14, fSebUmb1.pri, whole genome shotgun sequence, one region contains:
- the nkiras2 gene encoding NF-kappa-B inhibitor-interacting Ras-like protein 2: MGKSCKVVVCGQAAVGKTAVLEQLLYANHVAGSEPMETLEDIYIGSIETDRGTREQVRFYDTRGLRDGMEFPRHYYTFADGFVLVYSIDSKESFKRMEALKKDIDRHRDKKEVTIVVLGNKLDKQDERRVDSNMAQNWAKNEKVRLWEVSVVERRTLIEPFVYLASKMTQPQSKSTFPLSRNKNKGSGSTDS, from the exons AAAACAGCTGTACTGGAACAACTACTGTATGCCAATCATGTTGCAG GCTCAGAGCCTATGGAGACCCTGGAGGATATCTACATCGGCTCCATAGAAACTGACCGTGGCACACGGGAGCAGGTGCGCTTCTATGACACCCGTGGACTCCGGGATGGGATGGAGTTTCCTCGACATTACTACACTTTTGCAGATGGCTTTGTACTCGTCTACAGCATCGACAGCAAAGAGTCCTTTAAGCGGATGGAGGCCCTCAAGAAGGACATCGACCGTCACAGAGACAAGAAAGAG GTGACCATCGTTGTGCTCGGTAACAAGCTCGACAAGCAGGATGAGAGGAGAGTTGACTCTAACATGGCCCAGAACTGGGCGAAGAACGAGAAGGTGCGTCTGTGGGAGGTGTCGGTGGTGGAACGGCGCACACTGATCGAACCCTTTGTCTACTTGGCCAGCAAGATGACCCAGCCCCAGAGCAAGTCCACTTTCCCTCTCAGTCGCAATAAGAACAAGGGCAGTGGCTCTACAGACAGCTGA